The genomic segment TTCGTCCGGATGGGCTCGAACTCGCCGCGGATCTCCTTGGGCGCCTCCGTCTTGATGTCCCACATGTCCTGGTGCGGCGGGCCTCCGCCGAGGAAAATGTTGATAACCGCCTTGTGCCCGGTCCGGGCCGCCGGGTCCTGCTTCTTCGCGGCGGCTTCGGAACGCAGCACGTCGGCAAGTGTCAGGTTGAGCGCACCGAACGAGAGGGCGCCGACTTTCAGCACGCTTCGGCGGCTAATCCCATCGCAAAATCGGACGTGACCGAAAGGAAGATTGAGCATGGCGGAACGGCTCCCGAGGAAGGTGGGGAGAGCAGGCAGGAGTGTCGGCAGCGGGACGGAGGGGTGGAGTTTTAGCTCCACAACTGACAGGCTAACCGGAAATCCAAAGCGTCGCAAGAGAAAAGATCCGAAATCGGCACGCGATTTGATCGCGTCAAATCGCTACCGTTGTCAGAAATCGCTTTGAGTGGCATTGCAAATGCCGTCGACGGGCCATTAAGATCGACGAAATCAGCACTTGCGATTGCCTCGATCTTAGGACTATCTCGTTACGAGCGACTCGGTGTCACTTTTTCGGCGGGGAGAACTCGGCGTCGTCGATGGTAGCGGGGAACTCCCACTTGTCTGCGGCCCACTCTTCGACCACCACGGTATCGTGGCGGCACTCCATTTTGCTCGGCAGCAACAGACCTGCCGGACCGGGTTTGTGTTCCGTCATATTCCACTGCTTCCGACGCCGCGACCCTTGCTCCTTGAGCGTGTACTCCACGCTCAGAAGAGCGTCGGTCTTCGCATCGAAATAGAGCTGGTACAGCGGGTACGCGCCAAGTGAAAGCTTGAGTGCCTGGATCGGCCGCTGCTGAAACGCCTGTTTGCGGAGATCGAAGACAATCGCGGCCGGATCGGTGAGTGGCAGGAGCAGGCCCATCCAGTGCTGCGCGGCGACGTCGCTAGCAAGATTCTGTTCCACCTCCACCCGGTTCGAGAGAGGGCTTTCAACGTTCCCCTCGAGAATGACCAGATTTGGGCGTTTGAGCCACGACCCGATGGTCATCTTTTTCCCTTGGTAAACGATATCGTTGACGATGGAAGCGCGATCCGGCCACACGGCCGCGATGGAGCGGGTGGCCGAGATGGGCGTGTCCGGATTGCTCGTGTCACGCATCGTGCCGGTGAGTGTGACCCGGCTGGCCTTGCCTTTAGCGACGAGTTCGAGCTTCCCGCCGGTATACGCCTTCACGACCTTCTCGATGTACGCCTTCGTCGCCGGATCGGACGCGGCCGGGACGGCGGGCGGCGTGTCCCCGGCGTCGGGAGTCAGGGGCACAGCATCGGGCAGTTCCTTCGCCGGGCCGCAGCCGACCGTTACGCCCGCCGCCACCACCAGCGCAGCCCAAGTCACGAGCCGTGCCATCCCAGCCCCTCCGGAAAGTCGACGAACGTCTCTGATTTGTTTTACCCCACTCCCCCGCACCCCGTCTATTGGTGATACGGATCCCACTCAACCTCGAGCGGGTGGGTGTGCGGGTTGAGCGGAACGGGTCAGTAAGAGCGGAAGGGCTACGGCCAGTCACCGTACCGATCGACCCACCGGATCGCGGCGTAGTACCACCACGCGGCAAATCCGAGCGTGCCGCCCGCGAAATACGGCCAGGAGATGAATCCGTAAACGGTGCATGCGGCTGCGGCGACCGCCGTCAGCCAGAAGAACACCCAGGCCCACTCCCGGCCCGGCACACCCCAGAGGGCCATTGAAACCCAAAACGGCCACGGCCGCGGTCCAAGCGGCTCTTCATCGTCGTCGAACTCAGCGTCGTCCATTGTCTTCTCCGCAGCGAGCGGAGCGGCGCCGCACCAGCGGATGATCGGCTTTCGGGAGCCGTTTCCTGGAGCCCCAACCGAAGACGCGTTGGCACGGTGCCTTCGTCGGGGCTGTTTGTCGGAACTCGCATTCGGGCTCTCAAGATCCGCAGTGCGAGTACGGGCATCACAATCGAACTCCGGCTGGGGCGGCCGTCACGAGCCGGTGGCAACGGCGTCGTCGCGAAGAGATTTGGTACGAGTCGGAGTCGATGGCGGGCCGGGAGGGAAATCGTTCGCCGCGGCCAGGGTGACGCGGAACGTGGTTCCCGCGCCCGGCTCGCTCTCCAGTGCGATCGTCCCGTTCAACCGGGACACGTACTCCTTCACGATGGCGAGCCCGAGGCCGGCATGAACGCCGGTCGCGTGGCGCGAGGCGTCGGCCCGGTAGAAGCGCTCGAAGATCTTCTCCTGAAGGTCGGCCGGGATGCCGATTCCGGTGTCGCGCACCTCGAACACCGCGGCCGTGCCGTCCGCCCGCGCGACCAGTTCGATGGACCCGCCCGGTTTGTTGTACTCGACCGCGTTGTGCAGCAGGTTCATCAGCACCTCGCGCAACTTCGCCGCGTCCGTTTCTAGTGCCAGGTCGTCGTCCGTCCGGACGGACACGGTAATGGTGTTGGCGTCGGCCAGCGGGCGAATCACCGCCGCGCACCCGCCGACGAGATCGGCCACGTTGACGCGGGCCACGTGCGAGTGGTCGTTGCCGGCGTCGAGCGACGCGAGCGTCATGATCCGTTCGACGAGTTGGCCGAGCTGCTTGGAAATCAGCCGGCACTCTTCCAGCGTGCTCCGGTACTGGTCGGGCGTGCGCGGCTTGCGCAAGGCGACGTCGATGGTGGCGAGGAGGGACGCGATGGGCGTTCGCAACTCGTGCGAGATATCGGCCACGGCCTGTTTCTCCCGTTCAAACGCGCGCTGGAGGAGGATGAGGGTCTGGGTGAGGCGGGCGTGAATGGGGGCCAGTTCGCGGCCCAGTTCGGCGGCCCCAATGGGCAGGCGGAAGTCCTTCTCGGACACCCGGCTGACGGCGTCGGACAGTTTGTGGAGCGGGGACAGCCCGCGGGCGACGAGGAACCACCCGCCGAGTACCAGAGCGGCGAACGTAATGCTGCCGATCAGGACGAGCCGGCTGCGGAACTGGGCGAGTTCCATCTGCGTTTCCTCGCGGACGCTGAGCAGTTGCCTGTCGCCCTCCTCGCGGGCGGCAGCGAGCCGGGCCTCCAGTTCGGAGTAGGGGCGCGCGTGATGGACGAAAACCCGGACCCCCAAATCCGGGAAGCGCGGGGGTCCGCCTCGGGGCAGCAGGGTGGCGGGCGGCGGCGCGGCCAGCCAGACCCCGAAGACGATCGGCCGCCCGCCGTGGGTCGCGGTCACGACGCGGCGGAGGTGGCCCGGCTCCGGGACCGGGGGGTCATCGAACTTCGGCTCGGCGTCCGGGTTGGTCTCCAACCAAGCCGGATCGAGCGGCAAGTCGGAGCCGATGCGGTTGGACCGGACGACCGCGACAGTGTGGTTCGAGTGGCCCGGGTACGTCGCGACCAGGGTGATCTGGAAGATGCCGGGGTGGTCGTCTTCCCCGAACGTGTTCTTCATCGCTTCCTGGATGCGCACGAACGCGCGGGGGGCGTCGTACTCCATCCAGCCGGGGTACGGGTTGTACCGCCACCAATCCGTACGCGGCTCAAGGGCCCCCACCGTCGCCAGCGCCGGGAGCGCGAACGGCGGGGCGGAGAAGCCCAACAGGGCAATCCGGCAGGCGTAGTTCCTTCCCTCGTCGTCCGGCGCCTTCACCGGCGGTTCCGCCGGTCGCGGTCCGGGACCGGAGCGCGCAAGGAGCACCCGAGCCGTCGTCAGGGTCGGTTGCACGAACGGAATCGGAGCGAGCCCCATGAGGGTGGCACGAAGGTCCGGGGGGCGCTGCGCCCCCCGGTTCCGCTGCTCGGGGTTCTGCCCGAGCAGCGCGGCCGTTTTGTACTGCACTTCCTTGGCCAGTGCCTTCGTCTCCGCGAGCAGATCGCTGTCAAATTTAATCTTCGCGTCGTGCTGGCGCAACTCGAACTCGCGCTCGATGCGTTCCGCCTCGGACCGCTCGCGCGACCGGATGGCCCCCACGGCGAACCGGTCCACCAGCACGCCGACCGCCCCGAGCGCGATCATGATGAGCATGAAGAGGTAACCCAGCAGCGAACGCCGGATCGAGCGCATGGGGCACCGCGGGTGCAGGACGACACTAACGTGAGAAGGGGAAAAGGGCCCGCCACTGTCGATCATACCCTCTTCGGCGTTCGACTTTGCAAATCACCATTTACTTTTCATTTTGTCGCGGGCGGCGGATCGTCGTCACCACGAAGCATGTACCCTTCGCCCCAGCGGGTGAGGATCAGCGGCGGATCGAACCCCTTGTCCACCTTGTTCCGCAGATAGCGGATGTAGACGTCCACAACGTTCGATGTGTTCTCGTCGTACTCGTCGTACAGGTGCTCCCAGATCATGCTCCGGGTCACCACTTTACCGCGGTGGAACGCGAGGAACTCCAGAAGCGCGTACTCGCGCGGCGTGAGGTTGACCGTCCGGCCCGCCCGCTTCACCTGCCGGGCGGCGGTGTCGATCTCCAGGTCGTAGCACCGCAGCATCGGGTCTTTTTGCTGGTGCCCGCGGCGCACCAGCGCCCGGATGCGGGCGAACAGCTCGTCCATCTCACACGGCTTGGTGAGGTAGTCGTCGGCCCCGGTGTCCAGCCCGACCACCTTGTCGGGCGTGGTGGTCCGGGCGGTCAGCATCAGGACGTGCGTGTTGATGCCGGCGGCCCGCCAGCGCTTCAGGAGGGTCAAGCCGTCCACTTTGGGGAGCATGATGTCCAGCACGATCACGTCGTACGACGTGCTGCGGCACTTGACGTCCGCTTCTTCCCCGTCGGTCGCCACGTCGACGGCGAACCCCTCTTCCTCCAGACCCTGTCGGTAGGCTTTGACGAGGGCCTGTGTGTCTTCGACCAGCAGCACGCGCACGGGTTCACCCTCTGGATAGGAGCACCCCACCCGAAATTTGAGTTTACCCACCTGGCATGAGGTGGGTATGAGAAATGAAACGC from the Frigoriglobus tundricola genome contains:
- a CDS encoding Rossmann-fold NAD(P)-binding domain-containing protein, with the protein product MARLVTWAALVVAAGVTVGCGPAKELPDAVPLTPDAGDTPPAVPAASDPATKAYIEKVVKAYTGGKLELVAKGKASRVTLTGTMRDTSNPDTPISATRSIAAVWPDRASIVNDIVYQGKKMTIGSWLKRPNLVILEGNVESPLSNRVEVEQNLASDVAAQHWMGLLLPLTDPAAIVFDLRKQAFQQRPIQALKLSLGAYPLYQLYFDAKTDALLSVEYTLKEQGSRRRKQWNMTEHKPGPAGLLLPSKMECRHDTVVVEEWAADKWEFPATIDDAEFSPPKK
- a CDS encoding sensor histidine kinase encodes the protein MRSIRRSLLGYLFMLIMIALGAVGVLVDRFAVGAIRSRERSEAERIEREFELRQHDAKIKFDSDLLAETKALAKEVQYKTAALLGQNPEQRNRGAQRPPDLRATLMGLAPIPFVQPTLTTARVLLARSGPGPRPAEPPVKAPDDEGRNYACRIALLGFSAPPFALPALATVGALEPRTDWWRYNPYPGWMEYDAPRAFVRIQEAMKNTFGEDDHPGIFQITLVATYPGHSNHTVAVVRSNRIGSDLPLDPAWLETNPDAEPKFDDPPVPEPGHLRRVVTATHGGRPIVFGVWLAAPPPATLLPRGGPPRFPDLGVRVFVHHARPYSELEARLAAAREEGDRQLLSVREETQMELAQFRSRLVLIGSITFAALVLGGWFLVARGLSPLHKLSDAVSRVSEKDFRLPIGAAELGRELAPIHARLTQTLILLQRAFEREKQAVADISHELRTPIASLLATIDVALRKPRTPDQYRSTLEECRLISKQLGQLVERIMTLASLDAGNDHSHVARVNVADLVGGCAAVIRPLADANTITVSVRTDDDLALETDAAKLREVLMNLLHNAVEYNKPGGSIELVARADGTAAVFEVRDTGIGIPADLQEKIFERFYRADASRHATGVHAGLGLAIVKEYVSRLNGTIALESEPGAGTTFRVTLAAANDFPPGPPSTPTRTKSLRDDAVATGS
- a CDS encoding response regulator transcription factor, whose product is MRVLLVEDTQALVKAYRQGLEEEGFAVDVATDGEEADVKCRSTSYDVIVLDIMLPKVDGLTLLKRWRAAGINTHVLMLTARTTTPDKVVGLDTGADDYLTKPCEMDELFARIRALVRRGHQQKDPMLRCYDLEIDTAARQVKRAGRTVNLTPREYALLEFLAFHRGKVVTRSMIWEHLYDEYDENTSNVVDVYIRYLRNKVDKGFDPPLILTRWGEGYMLRGDDDPPPATK